TTCGTGTAACATACACACTTAACTCATGCACCAATGATCACCAATATTCGTGCGGAACAGTGGCAAATTATGAAGAACTCTTGCTTTCCGTTGAATTTGAGGAAAAACTCTTCAAGTGGTGCAGAAACGCCGAAAATTCAGCACACTGTGAAATGAAACTGAAATCCGTgaggttgttttatttctatattGCCCCCCACGCAACTCACAACTTTTAATTTCAATcgaagaaaagttttcctcTCGTGCATGGGCGCTGATCCGATTTTCTGTCACAGTGCGCAGTTTCTGCTCGAACTCATCTCCGTACGGATGCCACCAATCGTGAGTTGATATCTCAAATTTTTCTCCAATTGGGGCGGTAACTTGAACCATAAAAGTTCTTCAGTGAACAGCAGAGCTGATGATCGTACCGCGCCGAATGCGCCCTAGCTaaagtgtgttggtgtgaaaGTGCTGCGATACttaattttcacaattttttggGGTCTttagaatggttttttttaaacagtagaagtttgataaaaaacacacacaaatacagcAAGGTAAGCAAAAgctgtttattttaaaagacATTGTAAAAGTTCGTTTTACTAAACCTCAatgaaagtaaagtaaatGGCATGAAACGTATCCATTACAAACACTGTTTACGTTACTTGAAGTGTTAAAAAACTTTTGTAGATGGTAGTTTTCTCACTCGTAACAGCATATAAACCCTAGTTACTACGCATTTCTGCACAAACGTTCAAATGTCACTCGGTGAATGTTGGCCTCATCCGAAGTTTCATGGTGCAACACCATCCTATCGTTCGTGTGAAcgccatacacacacacacattcgatTTTCTTTCTCACTTGCCTTCGAGCTCCGTTTGAACACAGGATCGAGTTCattaaaacagaacaaaattgGCATTCCAAGCTGACACGGAATTTCGAATTCAATATCATCGTACGGTGGCTCACATTCTTTTCGCTAGGTTTTGCCACCCAGACTAAGAAGAATTTTCCCAGCAAGCTTTTGCACTGTCTCGCTCGCAATACGaccaatggaagaaaaatacacgCAACCATTTGCTAAGGTTTGTTTGCCCATATTGGCTGGCAACAATCAAAAAGAACTTGAACTTAGATGGAGCAAATGGGGAAACATGCTTTCCCGGGTTTTTCTGCTAGCACGTGGTTGGGATTTTGTGGAAAGGGTATGCATTgtaatttgattaattttttgtagctaTTTATTTAGTATGTATTCAGAATGTACTATGCAAgactttctttttgtttcgggTGCAACTCAATTGATCGGATGGAATGCGGGTATTCCGATACGTGACATTATGAATTGTAGGTACTTAAGATTCGTATTATATGTAGATGATTTTTCCAAAGTCAACAACCTTAATATATAATTCGCAATTTTTGATTTTAGCTTAGGCtcgattgttttctttaaatctCATTTcaatttgtgtttgattttgttatttcaataacataataaaacagtttaaaaatataaattgtcgATTAGTTGACACAATGTAAGGGAATAAAGGCATATagagaaaaaatgtacaatagcatggaaaaacatggaaaaatagagaaaacatGTACATCCACAGAAAACATGtacattattttaaagaaatgatgtaaaaaacgaaatgataaaacaaattgtttatttgaagTCCAAACAGTCGCTCACGACTGGCATACCTAACGTATGTCTGTCCTGTTTCTAATGAGCAAACCATTGTCCAATTGCCTAATGCCGCAAATTGCATTCCGCTGCTAGTTTTATCGCGTAAATTTAAGCAATCGATTGCGAGCAAAATGCTTTTTATCTTACCTTCTTCACAACGGGGGCCAATTTTTCCAAACGTGCACAGACATCGCATCGATACAGACGGTCCTTCCGCTGAGACGTAACAACTGCCTTCCGCGCCACAATCAAGCGTGCATGGTTGACTGAAGGGTGACATAGAATGACAATAAGAAGAGAAGTTTAAGCATTCagcaaataatataatataatcgTTAGTCGGTTCAGTGcgtattaattaataaaaacccCCTCAAAATAAAGGAATACCTTTGTCTGTAAAGACTGCCTTGAGCCTCATTTCCAGCATCATTGTTATTCCGTtcgtatttatttaattttaagcaatttAATCAGATTTCATATCAAAAGagtaacaataaattaattaaaatgagCCCTGTTACTTTGCTAACGTCAACCAAAGTTTCTAATGacgtcggtaccaaagggaagaaaaatgaagttaTTCTTTTAAGGTTTCCGATATAACGCCAATTTAATGCCAAATAAGGTAtaatgatttgaaaatttcgttctATCCTGCTCTGGAGTATTTTTAcgtttaatattaattaataaaactatCAATACTCAAAAGTGCATAAGTTTAACCTTAGTTTTACCAACAATTTCTAtgaacaaaatattatttatacgTTAAAATAACTTCGCATTGTATCTCTTCGATATTAAATCCATTGAAGGTTATTCATTTAATTATAGTTAGAGTAAAATTGCGATCAATTTATAATGCCTTTTTTAGAGTAATGATTAAACCTACCCCCATGTAACTGATGTATTGAACGTCTTTTTGTTGAATCAGAGAATGGTACAAATTATGCATGAACCTTAATTTCTACCTACCTTATCGCAGTGTCTCCTGCTGTTTGTTGCGTAGCATTATCGCGAGGCTCAGGCTGCATTGTCAAACCGTCAGCACTAACGCCCGGCATGATGGGCTCATGGGGACTCACGACACTGCGCCCCATCGCCTCCGGAGGTAATTTTCCATCCCGCTGCACATTCACCAGCACCTTCTGCATACCGTCGTCTTCCTGCGAACCAGCCAACAACGGCAGTGCCCTTATTTCCgatgcatcatcatcaaccgCCAGCAGTGCAGCTGACGCCGATGACGTTACCATTTCCGGTACGCCCGCACGCTGCCACCGATCGCGTTCCCCACCGGCAAGGGGTGAGTGTAATGATATGCCACTGATTTCCATATCACTCGCCAGTGGCATATTGGCAGTGTCAGTGCCGTCAGCAACACCGGTACCGGTCGGTCTCTTGCTGCTGGCGGATGGTGCGTTAAACTTTCGCCGGTCACCACCACCTCGGGTAGCGGAAGTCTTCTGCTGCTGATCGTGTCGCACACCGTCACCGAATGCTGTCACTAGCGACGGGAGGCCATCGTTTTGGATGGATTTTTCCTTGCGGTTTGATGAGCGAGTCCGGCCCTCATTGATATTCGTCGATTGCTTCGAGGACGGCTCGAGTTTCCAATTACGGTTTGCCTTTCTTCGCGCTAATTCATCGCTCGGTGCGATGCTGTTTGGGTTTGCGTTCGACGGTGGACGAGTTTTAGCTGTTCCCTGCCGGACATTACCCGCGTTAGCCGGATGGTTCCGGGACTTAGATTCGCTGCCACcggcatcatcttcatcatcgtcatcgtcgaaCGATTTCATCGATATGTGCAGATCGGATATGTCGAGCTTGGCACTGAATGATGCACCGCGTTGATAAAGAACATCCTCCTCACCGTTCGATGCGTTATCATCGCTGGAGGTAGAGTTGATTTCTGAAAAGCGAGGAACAAAATTGGATATGGGGAAGTTAGCATCAATCGCACAAACGtagaataaaattgcaaacgACCAAAACGTACGTTTACTCAGAACGACTTATTCAATTATCACACTGAAGTATCTTCACATTTGAAGTTTGATTGTTTCGTTAAGTGTTTTGCAATAAGATCCGTTTAAGTGTCTTAagagtaataaaaattaatcaatcaaCACTATCAGTGTTACAAtgaatcttttaaaaataagagCGCTGTCAGTGAGACTCACCAACAgcagtaacaaaaaataaaaaagcgaaaaataaaaaatttccaaaaataagtaaatattaccaatgaataaaattaagtaaatattcaaattacaTCCGAGATAATAAAGAAAGCTCCAAACAACTGAAAATAAATtgtcaaataataataaattgctGAATAGCATAAATctcatttatttaaacaatttgtttacaattgtgaaatggaaacatttcaTGTCATTCGCACATGCTGTCATTAGGCCGAATGTGAGTTGTGACaatgtaaaattattcatgTACATCCCACCCCGGCCGTTAGATGTAATGCTAGGCCTCGTTTGCTAAGGCGGGCTGCTGACTTGCAAAACATGTTCGATTTGAAATTCGACTGTCTACCGTATGCTACACGACGCTCATTACTGCAATCAATCACACAACGGTTTCGTCTATTCCCGGCGGTACTCCAGCCGATTCCAGGACGATTCGAGGGTGCTGTGCGACAACAGCGACATTGTTGGATGTATCCAATTACTCAATTACTGCTGCAACCATGCTTCATTGAAGAGCAATTCGGTACCGATTGATGGTGGCAGTGACATACTAGCCAAACAAAATGACTCGAGGTTTCACATTCACTCGCTATTGTTTGCGTAGCCTGATGAGCCTATCATTTGGTGCCGATCAATCTGTAGCCACAATAAATGGATGCTTTTGGGCAAATGTATGCGGAACTGCTTGATTAACTTGGGCTAGGTTAATATTTGTCACATTATCATCGGCTCTGAATGTACGGGTGGCGCTTTTCTCCTATGCATTGGAATAATCGACATTTTACAAGGAACaacttttaatttcattcaactCTACACGCATTAAGACGCATGAAATTACACTACTGACGTGTGACCTCTGGCGTGACGTTTAATGCACATTTGCACGCATGGCGTGAGACATTTAATGGGTGAAAAATTGAAGCGCATAACATTACCGACCGAACAAGGGGAGATTATTAAGTTGAAAGTAGCAAATCTAAGGCGAATTCAATCCAAATCGAGGTGGTGAAAAATTTACATCCGTTAAATACGACCGTTCCAGCGCGCGTGTCCACCTCGTCAACGGTTTCTATTCCCGTGTTCCTTTTCCTCGGGTCAAGCTAAGACGCTGAAGTGCATAATTATTTCCTCCCGCTCCTTCTGGCTCTTCCCAACCACAACCCAACGAACAATCGCGCTTGCCTGATGATCGTGCTTCATTCGTCATGTGCTTATCAATTAATGGTTGGGAGTAATTAGTGAATGGGCAGAGCCTGTGAAACAGTGAGCGAATGAATAATTATCTCaccaaaaatcgttcaagtttCTTACGCGCTAGTAAAAGCGCGCTAGAAGCAATGAAGGTGGTGgagttgtttaatttttaaacaattgacCTATTGAGGTGCGCACATTCGTTCAGAGCTTGAaaggtgcgttttgttttcacagCAGTTCAACATGTAGTTATTATATATCTCTTAAGAAGATTTCATCAATTGTATTGTATATTGATTACACATACAATTGATATGATTTGTAAGTTTCTGTAGGCGACAATATCTTTAATTTGAATACTTCCCAGACTTTATTTATGGTTTCATTTATCACctttgaaatataaataacaaacaaataaatagcacCTATACgaccgtgtatgtgtgttttttttatttttcatttcaaatatcaCATCACCGCAAATATGCAAATGAATGTTTAAAAGACCGCTGAAGCgttaaaatgtgtttgaaaCACATCAGGATGTAAAAGCAAGCCCGTGTAAAGGTCAGCTGTACGCATTTATCACCATATCACAAGCTTTTAACCACCACCAAGAAGTTGTTAACCCTTTGTAAAGAACATTTAACAGAGAACCTTGTTCTTAGCTGGTAGTGTCGTAGCATGTGTTGTCTTGGATGAACACCCGCAGATCTTCGAAGGTCACTTATGTACATATATAGCTACTAGGGAGGCAGCGATTTATAGACTCTGGCGGTACACTCGATTGGGTACACATGCGTACTGTGCGAAAGAAATAACCCATCTGCATGATCGTAGGACAGAgtatgagtgaaacgaaacatacaTCCAACAGCAAAGACGCGCGTATTTCAATGCTGAGAGGATCTTTGTCTGGTGCAAGTAAAGCGCCAGCAACATTGCATCGCTTCAGCTGTTTTGCGATTGGAGCAGAGGTTTGCATGGTGAAGGAGACTTCCAAAGGCTTAGATCGCGTTTGGTACTGTCAGTCGCGCTACAGACCGTTCCGTGCAAAGATCGATTCCGTGTGCATCGTAAGCCAGTACCGCGATGGCTGCCGAAGTGGGTTATTTCACAAACACAGAGAATGGATACGTCCCGGCAAAGTTAGCCCATCACAGTACCGGTACCCAGCCGCTGAGATTGCTGCGTTTCATCGTAAACCATGTCATTCCCGACACGGTCAAGTTCTTGGTGCAACTGGTTCCACTGCTTCTGAGCGGATTGGTTGGATTGGTGTTACCGACGAAGCGAAAATCCATCCGTGACCACATAGCCCTCGTGACCGGCGGTGCTAACGGGCTGGGGCGTGCGTTATGCCTTCGGTTGGCTCAGGAAGGCTGCCATGTGGCCGTGGTCGATATTGACCAGGCCGGAGCGCAACGGACCGTTGAAGATGTGCGCAAGCTTGGCGTTAAGGCGGAAGCCTTTCTAGCCGATATCGCGAACTACGAAGCAGTAGAACGGTTACGGCTGGACGTGGAAACGAAACTGGGTCCGGTCGATGTGTTGGTCAACAATGCTGGTCTGCTGGCAATACTTTCACTTACCGAGGGAAAAGCTTCCGATCTGGAACGCATCGTTAATGTCAATCTGCTCTCACATTTCTGGGTaagttgttttaattttaattttgaggGAAAAGTTGTTGCTGAACAAAGTTTCGTGGTTTTGTATATTTTGGGGTTTAtgtaaatagattttttttaatgtttggggaaaattgttaataaataatgtgTTCACCACAATCAAAAGAGTGTTTAATGTAGTGatcataaaaacaaactcgaaatttgaagaaaaggaaaagctatttaaaattttaacggGAACGTGTTTGTTATCTAATGACTGCTATGCAGCCATACGGACCGTTCTGTACGAATCAAAAAATAGCTTAAGTGTGatgtacaaaattaaatttcggACAATTAAGGGAACCTTTTGCTTTTTGGAAACATACACAATTGCGGAGAACATTCAACAAATGTAAATATCAGCTTACAGTAACAACTGAATAACACAAAAAGCGAATAATATGAGTTTTTTCTATTAGAGACAAAAACCAAGTACAGCgcatttaaatacaaaaacattGTTAATGTATTCCATGCACAACGCCACACGTGAGCAATTACAAAAttggaacacaaaaaaagagtttttttattatttgttagaAATCAAATCATTCAACCGTAAGTGTTACGACCGCTGTGCGCGCCCGAATGATCAAAGAACAATTATTCTCCATAACTCATTTCCTCAATATCGTTTTCATTTTAGCTGGTAATTTTAATAAGTTGTCAACatggtaaaataattattaatctaCAAGCAATACAAAGTTTCAGACCAATGTGAATGTGAGAgtgaaaattgtacaacaCCATGTAAATAGTGCACATTAAAACATAATTGGCGAAACGAAAGGAAGTTATCCGGTGAGCACCTTTATTGTATGACGGTTCTGGTCTTACTTCTATCCTTTCCCTATCCTGCATGTACTCAATTTACCTTAACCCTCTTCGGTGGCTTAAGCCTCTTCGGGGCAAACGGTAATGTAACCTTTTTAATCTGACGAggttgtttcgtttcacaCACGTAGACGATACGCGCATTCATGCCTGGCATGATCACTAGGCACCGTGGCCATATCGTCGGAATTGCTTCGATCGCGGGTAAGTAAGTGAAGGTCAGTGCACTCTGCAAAATGCGAGCACAATGCACAAGCGCAATTGCACCCGAGTACCGTACAGAAAACGTAGTTGGAACCATTCTTTGCGCAAGGTTAACCGGTATGATTGATTCGATGTTAACTACCTTACAGCTTACTTCCCGGTGGGACGCTTCATTCCATACACGGTCACCAAATATGCTGTCCGCGCACTGATGGAATCGCTCAACAGTGAGCTGAGGATGGATGGGTTGGAGAATGCGATACATACTACCTGTGTCTACCCTGCCCTGATTGCCACACGCCAACAGTTTATGGATATGCTCGACAAGCTCAAGTACAAGGACAATACATCCTTCGGTCCTTAACACCGGAACAGTGTTGTTAatccatttaaaacaaaacaactttcTCTGGGTTTTTAGCTTCCTGAAACGGTTCTACGTCTTCACACCAGAACAGGTAGCGGAGCAAATCGTTAGCGGAATGGTCTCGAACAAGCGGGAAGTGTTTGTCCCAAACATTATGGCACTGCTTAGCAAACAGTTCGAGTAAGTGTTGCATACGGCGTACCCAAAGTCAACGATCACACAGCAAATGCGTTTTCTTTCCAGATGTTTACCGGCAAGCCTAAGGCACCTGCTGGTGTCCTGCGTAATGAGAGGCAAAATACCGAAGCTAACGGTACGCAACGAAAGCTCTCGGCAACCTTGAAGTGGGGTAGCGTCTTCACGTGAGCTagcatcatttttcaccaagccAACAGTGCATCCGAAATAAACAGCAATTATCGAAGCCATGACGCAACAACGTCCATCAGCGCAACGGTGAACAACTCAGTTCAAACAAATTTGTCCAAGAAAGCACATCATTGgccaacaataataataacaataaaaaaaatctcctacAACACGAATCATTTTCACATCATGTGAAATGTGATTGACTTACGATTATGCAACTACAGGGCATTTTCAACTTGACCCACATTTGCAGACCGGTCCCACCCGCTGGGTGATGATGACATTGAGATCCGTGAAAAATGCTCTTTGGCAAGTTTCAGGTTCTTCAAATCACCAGTTCgtgtttgtactttttttgttctctcttcTTCGTTTATTCAATTTTGTAGACCATCCGTACATTCATCGATGGAATGAAACAGCGTCAAAGAGGATACATTCTTGCCGTCAGTTCGATACTGGGTATGTAACTGTGGCGAATGCACCTCGACCCGTACTTTGCTGCTCGATGCAAAGTGCTtggtttttatatttacaaaaGACTTacgttttccatttcaattgGTTTTTCTTAAATATCTCCTTTAGGTTGTATTCCGATGCCCCGGACCATCTCCTACGTTGCTACGAAGTTTGCAGTACGCGGGATGATGCAGGCACTAGAGCGCGAAATAGCGATAGATGGATTCAAGGAAACGATTTTTCCTGCAACTCTATTTCCAACGTTCATCGCCACCAGGAAGGAATTGGTGGATATGTTAAACGAATTAAGGTAAGCGCTTACATCCCGCGAGCCCTATCGATGCGGCTGATTATGCATTGAAGAGAAGTGCCATGTGGGGGAGGGGTGGCGGTTCACTTCAAAAGCTGTTTCAATCTTGCCTTATACACGTTTTTGTACCTTTATGCACTTCAAGTTTGGATGAAAAGCTGACCATCCTAACGCCTGAAGCCGTGGCGGACACTGCTGTTGAGGGAATGTTACGAGGGTATACCCAAATCTTTGCTACACCGTTTTTTATCCGACTATTCGTATCCCTTATAGAGTAAGTAGCCCATTCAATGAACGAACGTTCTCGCAGCAATTGCAGTATTTACATCAACCattcttatttgtttgttgtgatttGCCTAGATTACTGCCCAATGCGTTGACCAATCTTTTGATTGAAACGACTATGGGTCACCTGCCAACACTGATGGAGAGAAGTAGTAAAAAGGAGTGCTAAAATTGTAAAAGTTTTCATACAGATGTTCAAAACGGATCTTATAAATGGTACTTTCAAATTGTGTGAGTATGTAAACAGTAGAttgtattatttataaaatatcaaaaatattcaataaattgtaaattgtaCGTAAAAGCCATGGAAGGCTTTGTTCATTTAGTAGTTGTACACAAATCACATGCTATAATTTTTAACGTAAAATATTGGTTTGAACATCAAATAAACCGTATTCGATTGTAATTTTGCGCTACATCGTATAACATTGGTGTACTGATGAATGCGTGggaatttttcaatcaatacCACCTATCAGTTTCTGCAAAATTGATTCTTCGCCTtctgtaacttttttttccagtCTTAAGCAATTTATGCAGCCGTTTAGAATATTTCGCTTCTGTTTTataagtttcattttattgcagTCTGTTATATTTCAATCGGTTGGATTGTTAGATAGTTAGTTGAATTTATATTCTTACTGCAGATTTCCACTTCATTGTTGCTGTACCATTCAAATGCTTACTGACTGTAGTAATAGCTTTAAAAATCTGGACAGAATTTTACTCAACCTGTATGAGGATTAATGAAAGGCAAAAAACCTTCTAAATActgttcttttttaaatttatgagtTTATGATtgggttttttatgaaaactCATGTTTTGAAGCCACAGCTGTAAATTAGCATCATCAttttcaacagaaaaaaatacttaaatttGTTGGGGACGACCTGTGATATAgccatatttaattttttatttagaacCTGATTGAAGTCCATGTTTCTGAGATCATGTTTGGATTTTTCAAATGGGTATTACAATACTCAAAAGGATACTAAAATATCAAGAAATAGCAGCCAGAAGGTTCTTTATATCACCACCACAAAAGCTACTATAAATAAAACTATGTGAGTTTGTGACGGCGCGATCAAAACAGGACCTAGGAAAGGAATAGAGAAGTTTAGCTAACATCCGGTAGAGGGCACAGGTGCCGATGCCTTCGATCGGGATCCGAACAGTGACGTGGGATCGGGAGGACGATCGGTGACCGCATAAAAAGGGTCGCTCAACCGCCCAACGAAGCGGACGAATTTTTAGCTCGTAAATATAGTGTATCCTAATGCGGCTGTAATTTGTTCGGTCACGCGTTGCGTCTGCAACAGTGATTAACTATCATAAAATTGCTAATCGCCAAATAATTAGCAAAAATATCCAAAGTACTTGATATACCTCAGGAAATATGAGAATAATTCAGTTTTCAAGCGTTCGT
The DNA window shown above is from Anopheles funestus chromosome 3RL, idAnoFuneDA-416_04, whole genome shotgun sequence and carries:
- the LOC125771890 gene encoding 17-beta-hydroxysteroid dehydrogenase 13-like isoform X1, giving the protein MAAEVGYFTNTENGYVPAKLAHHSTGTQPLRLLRFIVNHVIPDTVKFLVQLVPLLLSGLVGLVLPTKRKSIRDHIALVTGGANGLGRALCLRLAQEGCHVAVVDIDQAGAQRTVEDVRKLGVKAEAFLADIANYEAVERLRLDVETKLGPVDVLVNNAGLLAILSLTEGKASDLERIVNVNLLSHFWTIRAFMPGMITRHRGHIVGIASIAAYFPVGRFIPYTVTKYAVRALMESLNSELRMDGLENAIHTTCVYPALIATRQQFMDMLDKLNFLKRFYVFTPEQVAEQIVSGMVSNKREVFVPNIMALLSKQFECLPASLRHLLVSCVMRGKIPKLTVRNESSRQP
- the LOC125771890 gene encoding uncharacterized oxidoreductase YoxD-like isoform X2 translates to MAAEVGYFTNTENGYVPAKLAHHSTGTQPLRLLRFIVNHVIPDTVKFLVQLVPLLLSGLVGLVLPTKRKSIRDHIALVTGGANGLGRALCLRLAQEGCHVAVVDIDQAGAQRTVEDVRKLGVKAEAFLADIANYEAVERLRLDVETKLGPVDVLVNNAGLLAILSLTEGKASDLERIVNVNLLSHFWTIRTFIDGMKQRQRGYILAVSSILGCIPMPRTISYVATKFAVRGMMQALEREIAIDGFKETIFPATLFPTFIATRKELVDMLNELSLDEKLTILTPEAVADTAVEGMLRGYTQIFATPFFIRLFVSLIELLPNALTNLLIETTMGHLPTLMERSSKKEC